In the bacterium genome, TCTCCATGGACACAATACATACAACCACGTCGCAATCCTTTTATTACACCTTCATAACTCTTTGTCGGACAAAAGACATATGTCTTTGAATATTCACCCGGATAATAATTAAAAAAAGGATTATGGAAATCACTTTCAACACGAATCCAGAAATTTCTCTCCTCACTTAAGAGAATATCCCAAGTACCACCAATTTCACCCACCATTGGATCATAACCATCAATTAAATCATATCCTGGAATATGAATCTTCTGATAGCCTGGTGCCCCTGCAAATCCTATAAATACATCCCCCACCTTATCATACGCTCTTAATTCTTCAATCGTGTAAAGGCCAATTCTACTAGGATGGTTTAGACTACAAATTGGTAATACTCCATTAGCCCTTTGAGAATTAAGCCATCTTAATCCTTCTATTGCATCATTAAGTTCTGTTTTACCAGAAACAAGACTATCATAGTTAAGCCTAAATTTTTTTATTATTTCATGTTCATTAGGGACATTGGTCACAAGTATAGTAGCATGTTCACCAGCAGGAATGTTCCATTCCATCCCATCAAAGATTACTATGTCAGGACAGGTAAATCTTGCATTTTTTATTGCTTGATAATAACTTAAAGTCCCAATTTCAGCCTCTCCATGAGGTGTAATTGCGATAAAGTCACAGCCAAAAAATTTTGCTTTTTTAACAATTTCTGTTTCAGGATAATCTCCCTCACTCATAACTGTATGCACATGTATATCTCCCATTAACCATACTCCTTTATCATACCAAGGTAATTTACTTTCTCCTCTTTGCCAATGCCTAATAAATAATTTTCCAGAGGCATAAGTGCAGACTGGAGGATTAATTCCATCATCAATTATACCATAAATATAGTAGTTTCCTTCTGAAATATCTGAAGTATTCCAAAGATAAATATTAGTATTTTCATCTTCGTCTATATTTTTGACTATTAAGGTTGCATTAAAGGTTCCGGTATTATCTTTGTTAAAGTAAAGGGCAATTTTTGCATTATTATCTGGATCACTATCATCCCAACTAATGATATAGGATTCATCTGCTTCTCCTCCTGGAGCAAAAGGAGTAATAATAGTCATAGATGGTTGGATGTTGGTTCCCATTACTTTTGTTACAAAAAGTATTCCCCCAATAATGATTATTATACTTAATAAATATCTACTTATTTTCATTTTATTTTCATTGAAAGTCTCTAAAGTTATAAAGTTATTATGTACATTCTACTAGTGCTCTGTCGCCATTCAAATGATTGATTGGCCGTTGTCCCCGCTGGCGGGGGTAGGGGGGTGGATTCTTCTATTTCAGATTTCATATTCCACCCCCTTAATCCCCCCGCCAGCGGGGCACATCAATTGAGTAGCGACAGAGCACTAGTGCACTCTCACATAAGTTTTTAATAGTCTGCTTCCTCTCCGACTCTCTGTTCTTGCTTCAGTGGCAGCCGCAACCTTTAGGTTGCGAAATGATCGCAGGCTGAAACCTGCGGCTACCAATCTATTAGAAATTTCTGTGACAGAGCACTAGTGCTCTGTCACTACTTAATTGATGGATAAAGTCGTTTCAGTTTAATCCTTGCATCTGGGGTCGTAAATTGCCAATCCACTTTAGCCCCTGCATCATTTCTTTCTGATTCCCAAGCCGCTACTTCTCTTTTCATCTCA is a window encoding:
- a CDS encoding PHP domain-containing protein translates to MKISRYLLSIIIIIGGILFVTKVMGTNIQPSMTIITPFAPGGEADESYIISWDDSDPDNNAKIALYFNKDNTGTFNATLIVKNIDEDENTNIYLWNTSDISEGNYYIYGIIDDGINPPVCTYASGKLFIRHWQRGESKLPWYDKGVWLMGDIHVHTVMSEGDYPETEIVKKAKFFGCDFIAITPHGEAEIGTLSYYQAIKNARFTCPDIVIFDGMEWNIPAGEHATILVTNVPNEHEIIKKFRLNYDSLVSGKTELNDAIEGLRWLNSQRANGVLPICSLNHPSRIGLYTIEELRAYDKVGDVFIGFAGAPGYQKIHIPGYDLIDGYDPMVGEIGGTWDILLSEERNFWIRVESDFHNPFFNYYPGEYSKTYVFCPTKSYEGVIKGLRRGCMYCVHGDIITDLEFTVSSEMMSGVMMGEVLQIKNRDPVVVSIKVRFNEEITKIELISNISGKPKLTKVFTSKDWIEKDGYLIMNYKITNFDNDFYVRIRGKSSTDKWFYSNPIKIKVTI
- a CDS encoding IS630 family transposase; the protein is EMKREVAAWESERNDAGAKVDWQFTTPDARIKLKRLYPSIK